A region of Channa argus isolate prfri chromosome 8, Channa argus male v1.0, whole genome shotgun sequence DNA encodes the following proteins:
- the enc3 gene encoding ectodermal-neural cortex 3 yields MSVSNHENRKSRSSSGSMNIQLFHKTSHADSLLTQLNLLRKRKVFTDVVLKAGNRSFPCHRAVLASCSRYFEAMFSGGLRESRDAEVNFHDSLHPEVLELLLDYAYSARVIINEENAESLLEAGDMLQFHDIRDAAAEFLEKNLHPSNCLGMMLLSDAHQCQRLYELSWRMCLADFATLIRTEDFLSLPKDKVQELILSEELEVEDESLVYEAVIDWVKADMERRHSELPELLRCVRLALLPESYLLKNVASEELVMCHKVGREIVEDAVRCKMKILQNDGIVTGFCARPRKVSQALLLLGGQTFMCDKVYVIDNKTKEITPKTDIPSPRKECSACAIGCKVYVTGGRGSENGASKDVWVYDTLHDEWSKAAPMLVARFGHGSAELDHMLYVVGGHTSLAGSFPASPSVSLKQVEQYDPQTNKWTLVAPLREGVSNAAVVGAKNKLFAFGGTSVNRDKYPKVQCFDPCQNRWSVPAACPQLWRYTAAAVVGNHVVVIGGDTEFSASSAYRFNSETYQWSKFGDVTAKRISCHAVASGNRLYVVGGYFGAQRCKTLDCYDPSSDSWDSVTSVPYSLIPTAFVSTWKYLSA; encoded by the exons ATGTCTGTTAGTAACCACGAAAACAGGAAGTCTCGCTCAAGTTCAGGCTCCATGAACATCCAACTCTTCCACAAGACGTCCCACGCTGACAGTTTATTGACTCAACTTAACTTACTGCGCAAAAGAAAAGTCTTCACAGATGTTGTCCTCAAAGCTGGAAACCGATCCTTCCCCTGTCACCGGGCTGTCCTGGCCTCCTGTAGCCGATACTTTGAGGCAATGTTCAGTGGTGGGCTCAGGGAGAGTCGTGACGCTGAAGTCAACTTCCATGATTCTCTCCATCCAGAGGTGCTGGAGCTCTTGCTTGACTATGCCTACTCAGCCCGAGTTATCATCAACGAGGAAAATGCAGAGTCGCTTCTAGAAGCTGGAGACATGCTGCAGTTTCATGACATTAGGGACGCAGCTGCAGAGTTTCTAGAAAAGAACCTGCATCCGTCAAACTGCCTGGGGATGATGCTGCTGTCCGATGCCCACCAGTGTCAGAGGCTGTACGAGCTGTCGTGGAGGATGTGTTTGGCAGACTTTGCTACTCTGATCAGAACTGAGGACTTCCTCAGTCTGCCCAAAGACAAAGTCCAAGAGCTGATCCTCAGTGAGGAGCTGGAGGTGGAGGATGAGAGCCTTGTGTATGAGGCTGTTATTGACTGGGTTAAGGCAGACATGGAAAGGAGGCACAGCGAGCTTCCTGAGCTCCTGCGTTGTGTCCGCCTGGCACTTCTACCTGAAAGTTATCTGCTGAAGAATGTCGCCTCTGAGGAGCTGGTGATGTGCCACAAAGTCGGTCGGGAGATTGTTGAAGATGCTGTACGGTGTAAGATGAAGATCCTTCAGAATGATGGCATCGTAACAGGTTTCTGTGCCCGGCCAAGAAAGGTTAGCCAGGCCCTTCTGCTGCTGGGAGGACAGACTTTCATGTGTGACAAAGTCTACGTGATCGACAACAAGACCAAGGAGATCACCCCCAAAACGGACATCCCCAGCCCCAGGAAAGAATGCAGTGCCTGTGCTATTGGTTGcaag GTGTACGTTACAGGAGGGCGTGGCTCTGAAAACGGGGCCTCCAAGGATGTTTGGGTCTATGACACGCTACATGATGAGTGGTCAAAAGCAGCCCCCATGTTGGTTGCCAGATTTGGACACGGTTCTGCTGAGCTTGACCACATGCTGTATGTAGTGGGAGGACACACTTCTCTTGCGGGATCCTTCCCTGCCTCTCCATCAGTGTCTCTCAAACAGGTGGAGCAGTACGACCCTCAGACCAATAAATGGACTCTTGTGGCTCCACTCAGAGAAGGGGTGAGCAACGCTGCCGTCGTCGGtgccaaaaacaaactgtttgccTTCGGGGGTACCAGTGTGAACAGAGACAAATATCCCAAAGTGCAGTGCTTTGACCCTTGCCAGAACCGGTGGTCAGTACCTGCTGCTTGTCCGCAGCTGTGGCGATATACGGCAGCAGCTGTAGTGGGCAACCATGTTGTTGTGATTGGTGGTGATACAGAATTCTCAGCCAGTTCTGCTTACCGGTTCAACAGTGAGACCTACCAGTGGTCAAAGTTTGGTGATGTCACAGCCAAGCGGATCAGCTGTCACGCAGTGGCGTCAGGAAACAGACTGTATGTGGTTGGGGGTTACTTTGGAGCTCAGAGGTGTAAGACATTAGACTGTTACGATCCATCATCGGACTCCTGGGACAGCGTGACCAGTGTGCCCTACTCACTCATTCCCACTGCCTTCGTCAGCACATGGAAGTACCTCTCAGCATAG
- the timm13 gene encoding mitochondrial import inner membrane translocase subunit Tim13, with amino-acid sequence MDGFGSDFSGGGSGGKVDTGIIMEQVKVQIAVANAQELLQRMTDKCFKKCVGKPGSTLDNSEQKCIAMCMDRYMDAWNTVSRTYNSRLQRERARM; translated from the exons ATGGACGGGTTTGGCTCCGACTTCTCAGGAGGAGGATCCGGCGGTAAGGTGGACACCGGTATCATCATGGAGCAGGTCAAGGTCCAGATCGCGGTGGCTAACGCACAGGAGCTGTTGCAG AGAATGACAGACAAATGCTTCAAGAAGTGCGTAGGGAAACCTGGAAGCACGCTGGACAACTCTGAGCAG AAATGTATTGCCATGTGTATGGACCGATATATGGACGCTTGGAACACTGTGTCCCGAACATACAACTCTAGGTTACAGAGAGAAAGGGCTCGTATGTGA